From a single Lolium rigidum isolate FL_2022 chromosome 7, APGP_CSIRO_Lrig_0.1, whole genome shotgun sequence genomic region:
- the LOC124673372 gene encoding uncharacterized protein LOC124673372, whose translation MKNHVLQMKPSSYPKGFPFKYSSATNTTKAQLGRIPCPAGTIPVLRNNSVERLPQDFSTILGGQLAIISTSDNIYGAHASFSIWKPVVKGYGDISATVMNVLNGRPGEGLEGIGAGSLVSSIFGDRFARFHVWGIAE comes from the exons ATGAAGAACCATGTGCTGCAG ATGAAGCCAAGCTCTTATCCAAAAGGTTTCCCCTTCAAATATTCATCGGCAACTAATACTACAAAGGCACAACTAGGACGGATTCCATGCCCTGCAGGAACTATTCCAGTATTACGAAATAATAGTGTCGAACGCTTGCCGCAAGATTTTTCTACCATTTTGGGAGGCCAG ctgGCCATAATCTCAACATCAGATAACATTTATGGAGCGCATGCATCATTTAGTATATGGAAGCCAGTGGTGAAAGGATATGGAGATATTAGTGCAACAGTCATGAACGTGTTAAATGGTCGCCCTGGAGAAGGTCTGGAGGGGATTGGTGCTGGTTCATTG GTATCCAGTATTTTTGGAGATCGGTTTGCAAGGTTCCATGTCTGG GGAATTGCAGAATAA